Part of the Sorghum bicolor cultivar BTx623 chromosome 1, Sorghum_bicolor_NCBIv3, whole genome shotgun sequence genome, CAGGCTAATACTCAAGGGATACACTGTTCTGAATTCCGGTCTAGTACGCATGGATGGTCTACCAAATGAAAAGTTTGCAAGAGGTACCGTACCCGAGAGAATCTAGGTAGATTAAGAACAAAAAAATACACGGCGTTGACATGATGATTTCCCAGAGTACCTACGACGCCTTTAAAGTTGTTTTTTAATCGGTTGCTAAATCCCACCAGGCGGCGCGCCATCAGGGCAGCCACATTGCAGAACGCGAGCGGTATCGATTCCGGTGTACTAGTAGCGTTTACCGCACGCGGGCAGGACAGGACGCAGACGCAGAGCACGCCGTACGTAACGTACCTGAGTCcatcggcgcggcggcggctccgCCCGGCGGCTCGGCGACGGGCATGCCGAGCGCGGCGCAGAGCCTGGGCGGCGGCGCGTCGACGCGGCAGATGGTGGGCAGCGCGAGCGCGCGCACGGTGTCGACGCGGACGCCGCGCGCGCCGTACCCGGCGAGGAGCGCGCACAGGCAGGCGGCGTCGTCGCCGCCCACGACGGCCGCGAGCGCCCCGCAGCAGCCCTTGTCCGGCCGCGTCAGCGCGCTGCGGCGCTCCACGTACGTCAGGCACGGCGTCAGGTTCCGCAGCGCGCCCGCGCAGTCCAgcgacggcgacgacggcgcGGCCGCGGGGGCGCCCGAGGGCGGGGCTGATATCTGCGCGCTCGCTCGCGGCTGCAGGGCCAGCGTGGCCGCGACGGCGAGGACGACCAGCGCCGCGGTTGGCACCGTCAGAGCCAtggcgtcgccgtcgccgtcgctgcCGCGGCTGGTTCTTGGGATTCCTGGTTTCCGGAGGAGGGTGTGAGCGTGAGCGGCGGTGCTCTGTTTGACATGTGGGGATGGGGGAGCTCACTGCACAGCGTGCGCCTGTGTGTCCGTTTGTGCGTCTGTGCTCGTGTGTAGGGTACCTTGTGGCTGGCCGAGCGAGAGTGATGGGGACGTGTACCTTGTGGGCAACGCTAAGCTGGGGGTGTCGTGATCGTGACAATGGCGTTCTTGCCTAACGGCTAACGGTTGGGAAATGGTAGGGCCATCAAG contains:
- the LOC8055900 gene encoding non-specific lipid transfer protein GPI-anchored 2; amino-acid sequence: MALTVPTAALVVLAVAATLALQPRASAQISAPPSGAPAAAPSSPSLDCAGALRNLTPCLTYVERRSALTRPDKGCCGALAAVVGGDDAACLCALLAGYGARGVRVDTVRALALPTICRVDAPPPRLCAALGMPVAEPPGGAAAAPMDSGSDAPSTTPATAAANGGPATRWRASTRPYLVAALSHGCGAILLSTLLL